In a genomic window of Gossypium arboreum isolate Shixiya-1 chromosome 7, ASM2569848v2, whole genome shotgun sequence:
- the LOC108485291 gene encoding protein CHUP1, chloroplastic-like isoform X2 has translation MIFRVSILVVASLAAFAVSPLNTKKRLKKQHSMLSGKGCSSTQETEELGGEKFGDDISEEDMQNEEETEVVNTKNLNPNTEIEHSQSPIKELQSRRLTLERKLLELHSLKEKLSCIAYLQKDLTRKTAEIGKLNFTISALKAEIKDLQEIIRQGNVGMKQLDMAKQLIEELQRKNGSGSQIKGQIILLEEQLSGFTAIETSSGDALVKSRLEDIKNIELEVIKKRRRNKELELEKREIFVKLYAAHAKLSALSYMTQNKTIGKISALRQANGDLANKVNILQKSRFDMVEELVYQRWLNVCLRAEIKEYQTSSRKTSEKEVQKASDQKTSKIITQYPDTNSTWSYTSSTDSEEIDSSTIDSSSSSQRSISKNSSTCWRSMDDGSSVVSSPNKSSIGSPADRTGIIRRFSTSMLPSKEFTETMEMPNLTKVRRVSFNADVEAVSSVKIVLAKSVEGLLDEKGIVSLVPEDRLSVKKGVVESQSALAGEKQEFPLSEASLVEPDQSSGSNRRSIDENERDAREVSWIENAQPDGELHPSISNVIRKENKMESLISPRIFAFLFFVFVLLLCFLLLSAMIYKS, from the exons ATGATATTCCGGGTCAGCATCTTAGTTGTTGCTTCACTTGCTGCTTTCGCTGTTTCTCCACTCAATACCAAGAAGCGGTTAAAGAAGCAACATTCTATGCTTTCAG GAAAAGGTTGCTCAAGCACTCAAGAAACGGAGGAATTGGGAGGAGAAAAGTTTGGAGATGATATTTCA GAAGAGGACATGCAAAATGAGGAGGAGACTGAAGTGGTTAACACAAAGAATTTGAACCCAAATACAGAAATAGAGCATTCACAGAGTCCCATTAAGGAGTTGCAGAGCAGGAGATTGACCCTTGAAAGGAAACTGCTTGAGTTGCATAGTCTAAAAGAGAAGTTGTCATGCATTGCTTATTTGCAGAAGGATTTAACTCGCAAAACTGCAGAAATTGGCAagctcaatttcacaatttctgCACTTAAGGCTGAGATAAAGGATCTTCAAGAAATTATAAGGCAGGGTAACGTGGGAATGAAGCAGCTAGACATGGCAAAGCAGTTGATAGAGGAATTGCAGAGGAAAAATGGCAGTGGTAGCCAGATAAAGGGGCAGATAATTTTGCTTGAAGAGCAATTATCCGGATTTACAGCCATTGAAACCTCTTCTGGAGATGCTTTGGTTAAGAGCAGGCTTGAAGatattaaaaatattgaattagAAGTTATTAAAAAGAGGAGGAGAAACAAAGAACTTGAGCTTGAAAAGAGGGAAATTTTTGTCAAGTTATATGCTGCTCATGCTAAACTATCTGCACTTTCTTACATGACACAG AATAAGACTATTGGCAAGATTAGTGCACTGAGGCAGGCCAATGGGGACCTTGCAAACAAAGTTAACATACTGCAGAAGAGTAGATTTGACATGGTTGAGGAACTAGTGTACCAACGTTGGCTTAATGTTTGCTTGAGGGCTGAAATCAAAGAATATCAAACATCATCAAGAAAGACCTCGGAAAAGGAAGTTCAGAAGGCTTCAGACCAGAAAACTAGCAAGATAATTACACAATACCCCGACACGAACAGCACTTGGTCATATACTTCATCAACTGATAGTGAAGAGATAGATAGTAGCACCATTGATAGCTCTTCAAGTAGCCAGAGAAGCATTAGCAAGAATTCTAGCACATGTTGGAGAAGCATGGATGACGGTTCTAGTGTTGTTTCATCACCAAACAAGTCCTCCATTGGAAGTCCTGCGGACAGAACTGGCATCATACGCAGGTTTTCCACTTCAATGTTGCCTTCAAAGGAATTTACTGAAACTATGGAAATGCCAAATCTTACAAAAGTAAGGCGAGTTTCATTCAATGCTGATGTGGAAGCAGTTTCATCAGTAAAGATAGTTTTGGCAAAATCAGTAGAAGGGTTATTGGATGAGAAGGGAATTGTTTCTTTAGTCCCCGAGGATAGATTGAGTGTGAAGAAGGGCGTAGTAGAGTCTCAATCTGCATTGGCTGGAGAGAAACAGGAATTCCCATTGTCTGAGGCTTCTCTGGTAGAGCCAGACCAGTCAAGTGGTTCAAATAGGAGATCCATTGACGAGAATGAACGTGATGCCCGAGAAGTTAGCTGGATAGAAAATGCTCAACCAGATGGAGAGCTGCATCCAAGCATTTCCAATGTCATTCGTAAGGAAAATAAGATGGAATCCCTGATAAGCCCTCGTATATTTGCTTTTCTATTTTTTGTATTTGTTTTACTTCTATGCTTCTTACTTCTTTCTGCAATGATATACAAATCTTGA
- the LOC108472017 gene encoding protein LPA2, whose translation MALQIHTPSYLANTVYHRHSLFPKPKFSIKSKKPTVDADPTPDPTSSSKKAVVPGQGFGSSPSPSSGSNKKKPKGKRERASIIRRSPVEKPAFLTKEEEAKAEEQRKNESAFLLAWLGLGGIILVQGIVLAASGFLPEEWDKFFVKYLYPSFTPTVILFLAGTVAYGVLKYLENEKLKDQK comes from the exons ATGGCTCTACAAATCCACACCCCATCTTATTTGGCTAACACAGTCTATCACCGCCACTCCCTCTTccccaaacccaaattttcaatcaAATCCAAGAAGCCCACCGTCGACGCCGACCCCACTCCTGACCCCACCTCCTCTTCCAAGAAGGCCGTCGTACCTGGCCAAGGGTTTGGCTCCTCACCCTCCCCAAGCAGCGGAAGCAACAAAAAGAAGCCCAAGGGAAAAAGAGAGAGGGCGTCTATAATAAGGCGGTCGCCTGTTGAGAAACCTGCTTTCCTCACCAAAGAGGAAGAGGCTAAGGCTGAGGAACAGAGGAAAAATGAGAGTGCTTTTCTACTGGCATGGTTGGGGCTTGGTGGGATCATTCTTGTCCAAGGCATTGTTCTTGCTGCTTCAG GCTTCCTACCAGAAGAATGGGATAAGTTCTTTGTGAAGTACTTGTACCCATCTTTCACCCCAACTGTTATCTTGTTTCTTGCTGGAACTGTTGCGTATGGAGTGTTGAAGTACCTGGAAAATGAGAAACTCAAGGACCAAAAGTAA
- the LOC108482001 gene encoding 40S ribosomal protein S20-2-like — protein sequence MAYATMKPTKPGLEESQEQIHKIRITLSSKNVKNLEKVCADLVRGAKDKRLRVKGPVRMPTKVLHITTRKSPCGEGTNTWDRFELRVHKRVIDLFSSPDVVKQITSITIEPGVEVEVTIADS from the exons ATGGCTTATGCTACAATGAAGCCGACCAAACCTGGTTTGGAGGAGTCCCAGGAGCAGATTCACAAGATCAGGATCACTCTCTCCTCCAAGAATGTGAAAAACCTTGAGAAAG TTTGTGCTGATTTGGTTCGTGGTGCCAAGGATAAGAGACTGAGGGTTAAGGGGCCAGTGAGAATGCCCACCAAGGTTCTTCACATCACAACGAGGAAGTCTCCCTGTGGTGAAG GAACAAACACATGGGATAGATTTGAGCTCCGTGTTCACAAGCGAGTTATTGATCTTTTCAGCTCCCCTGATGTGGTCAAGCAGATCACCTCTATCACCATTGAACCTGGTGTTGAGGTGGAGGTTACCATCGCAGATTCTTAA
- the LOC108485291 gene encoding protein CHUP1, chloroplastic-like isoform X1, with protein sequence MIFRVSILVVASLAAFAVSPLNTKKRLKKQHSMLSGKGCSSTQETEELGGEKFGDDISFLQEEDMQNEEETEVVNTKNLNPNTEIEHSQSPIKELQSRRLTLERKLLELHSLKEKLSCIAYLQKDLTRKTAEIGKLNFTISALKAEIKDLQEIIRQGNVGMKQLDMAKQLIEELQRKNGSGSQIKGQIILLEEQLSGFTAIETSSGDALVKSRLEDIKNIELEVIKKRRRNKELELEKREIFVKLYAAHAKLSALSYMTQNKTIGKISALRQANGDLANKVNILQKSRFDMVEELVYQRWLNVCLRAEIKEYQTSSRKTSEKEVQKASDQKTSKIITQYPDTNSTWSYTSSTDSEEIDSSTIDSSSSSQRSISKNSSTCWRSMDDGSSVVSSPNKSSIGSPADRTGIIRRFSTSMLPSKEFTETMEMPNLTKVRRVSFNADVEAVSSVKIVLAKSVEGLLDEKGIVSLVPEDRLSVKKGVVESQSALAGEKQEFPLSEASLVEPDQSSGSNRRSIDENERDAREVSWIENAQPDGELHPSISNVIRKENKMESLISPRIFAFLFFVFVLLLCFLLLSAMIYKS encoded by the exons ATGATATTCCGGGTCAGCATCTTAGTTGTTGCTTCACTTGCTGCTTTCGCTGTTTCTCCACTCAATACCAAGAAGCGGTTAAAGAAGCAACATTCTATGCTTTCAG GAAAAGGTTGCTCAAGCACTCAAGAAACGGAGGAATTGGGAGGAGAAAAGTTTGGAGATGATATTTCA TTCTTGCAGGAAGAGGACATGCAAAATGAGGAGGAGACTGAAGTGGTTAACACAAAGAATTTGAACCCAAATACAGAAATAGAGCATTCACAGAGTCCCATTAAGGAGTTGCAGAGCAGGAGATTGACCCTTGAAAGGAAACTGCTTGAGTTGCATAGTCTAAAAGAGAAGTTGTCATGCATTGCTTATTTGCAGAAGGATTTAACTCGCAAAACTGCAGAAATTGGCAagctcaatttcacaatttctgCACTTAAGGCTGAGATAAAGGATCTTCAAGAAATTATAAGGCAGGGTAACGTGGGAATGAAGCAGCTAGACATGGCAAAGCAGTTGATAGAGGAATTGCAGAGGAAAAATGGCAGTGGTAGCCAGATAAAGGGGCAGATAATTTTGCTTGAAGAGCAATTATCCGGATTTACAGCCATTGAAACCTCTTCTGGAGATGCTTTGGTTAAGAGCAGGCTTGAAGatattaaaaatattgaattagAAGTTATTAAAAAGAGGAGGAGAAACAAAGAACTTGAGCTTGAAAAGAGGGAAATTTTTGTCAAGTTATATGCTGCTCATGCTAAACTATCTGCACTTTCTTACATGACACAG AATAAGACTATTGGCAAGATTAGTGCACTGAGGCAGGCCAATGGGGACCTTGCAAACAAAGTTAACATACTGCAGAAGAGTAGATTTGACATGGTTGAGGAACTAGTGTACCAACGTTGGCTTAATGTTTGCTTGAGGGCTGAAATCAAAGAATATCAAACATCATCAAGAAAGACCTCGGAAAAGGAAGTTCAGAAGGCTTCAGACCAGAAAACTAGCAAGATAATTACACAATACCCCGACACGAACAGCACTTGGTCATATACTTCATCAACTGATAGTGAAGAGATAGATAGTAGCACCATTGATAGCTCTTCAAGTAGCCAGAGAAGCATTAGCAAGAATTCTAGCACATGTTGGAGAAGCATGGATGACGGTTCTAGTGTTGTTTCATCACCAAACAAGTCCTCCATTGGAAGTCCTGCGGACAGAACTGGCATCATACGCAGGTTTTCCACTTCAATGTTGCCTTCAAAGGAATTTACTGAAACTATGGAAATGCCAAATCTTACAAAAGTAAGGCGAGTTTCATTCAATGCTGATGTGGAAGCAGTTTCATCAGTAAAGATAGTTTTGGCAAAATCAGTAGAAGGGTTATTGGATGAGAAGGGAATTGTTTCTTTAGTCCCCGAGGATAGATTGAGTGTGAAGAAGGGCGTAGTAGAGTCTCAATCTGCATTGGCTGGAGAGAAACAGGAATTCCCATTGTCTGAGGCTTCTCTGGTAGAGCCAGACCAGTCAAGTGGTTCAAATAGGAGATCCATTGACGAGAATGAACGTGATGCCCGAGAAGTTAGCTGGATAGAAAATGCTCAACCAGATGGAGAGCTGCATCCAAGCATTTCCAATGTCATTCGTAAGGAAAATAAGATGGAATCCCTGATAAGCCCTCGTATATTTGCTTTTCTATTTTTTGTATTTGTTTTACTTCTATGCTTCTTACTTCTTTCTGCAATGATATACAAATCTTGA